The following are encoded in a window of Fusarium oxysporum f. sp. lycopersici 4287 chromosome 5, whole genome shotgun sequence genomic DNA:
- a CDS encoding ribosome biogenesis protein ytm-1 (At least one base has a quality score < 10): MGDVAQVKVVFTTTEQDLVLPDSKQQLLVPADIKRYGLSRILNSESMLDTSSPIPLDFLANGTFLRTSIEEYLATNGLSSESTLTLQYVRSLLPPVYEASFEHDDWVGGIDLLSATSRAGLLVGGSNIPERVASASYDGLVRVWNPSGDAIAVSPAGRAGGHTQRANAVKWISQKQLASVGLDRKVIVWDYSESEDGFSGALKSSMELWGHEKEINSLDINGATKRILTASSDGKVGLWTSSKRTAPQADPESLPSAHSTKRAKLASAANTAQRGPLALIPVHDEPVTAAIFHPNDATVAYSASKDHTVRTIDLTTQREVSRLTTMHPLLCATALPGSSLVAAGSSARHITLLDPRESATTTSAMTLRGHVNMVVSLAPSPENDHSLVSGSHDSTCRVWDLRSVRMGTSEEGGGSVSEPVYTIGREWLKGKKLPVAGDGAKVLSVAWDQSWGIVSGGEDKKVQINRGRDLFGPGS; this comes from the exons ATGGGGGACGTCGCACAGGTGAAGGTCGTCTTCACTACCACTGAGCAGGATTTGGTACTTCCAGACTCTAAGCAACAATTGCTCGTGCCTGCAG ATATTAAACGATATGGCCTCTCTCGCATTCTCAACTCCGAGTCTATGCTCGACACCTCCTCTCCCATCCCTCTCGACTTTCTCGCCAATGGCACATTTCTCCGAACTTCTATCGAAGAGTATCTTGCAACAAACGGTCTTTCATCTGAATCTACTTTAACTTTGCAGTATGTTCGAAGTCTGCTACCCCCGGTTTACGAAGCGAGCTTTGAGCATGACGACTGGGTCGGTGGCATAGACCTCCTATCTGCTACTTCACGAGCAGGCCTTCTGGTTGGTGGTAGTAACATCCCCGAACGAGTTGCGAGTGCTTCCTACGACGGCCTCGTTAGAGTTTGGAACCCCTCTGGAGACGCAATCGCAGTGTCTCCTGCTGGTCGAGCTGGTGGTCACACGCAGCGAGCGAATGCGGTTAAGTGGATCTCACAGAAGCAGCTGGCTTCAGTTGGCCTGGATCGCAAGGTTATTGTCTGGGACTATAGCGAGTCTGAGGATGGTTTCTCTGGTGCCCTCAAGTCCAGCATGGAACTCTGGGGTCACGAGAAGGAAATCAACAGTCTTGACATTAACGGAGCCACTAAGCGTATTCTCACAGCATCATCTGACGGTAAAGTTGGTCTTTGGACGTCGTCAAAAAGAACAGCTCCCCAGGCAGATCCCGAGAGCCTGCCTTCTGCACATAGCACGAAGCGAGCCAAGCTTGCAAGTGCCGCCAACACTGCACAGCGTGGTCCTCTTGCTTTGATCCCTGTCCATGATGAGCCTGTGACTGCTGCCATCTTTCATCCCAACGACGCAACGGTCGCCTATTCGGCATCGAAAGATCATACTGTTCGCACTATTGACTTAACAACTCAGCGCGAGGTCAGCCGACTCACTACCATGCACCCACTATTATGCGCAACGGCGCTCCCCGGATCCTCCCTTGTCGCTGCTGGTTCGTCGGCCCGACATATTACCCTCCTCGACCCCCGCGAGTCAGCCACTACTACCTCAGCCATGACACTCCGCGGTCACGTTAATATGGTTGTCTCTTTGGCGCCTTCGCCCGAAAACGACCACTCGCTTGTGTCTGGCTCTCACGACAGTACATGTCGTGTGTGGGATCTTCGAAGCGTGCGGATGGGTACATCGGAAGAGGGTGGCGGAAGCGTAAGTGAGCCAGTGTACACCATAGGCCGAGAGTGGCTTaagggcaagaagctccCCGTCGCTGGTGATGGAGCCAAGGTGTTGAGTGTAGCCTGGGATCAATCCTGGGGTATTGTGAGTGGTGGTGAGGATAAGAAGGTTCAAATTAACAGAGGCCGTGATCTGTTTGGGCCAGGATCATAG
- a CDS encoding hypothetical protein (At least one base has a quality score < 10): MSPTIKNRLWNPAFGIRFSPKNDHQPPYPFLDITRFVHTPASGSGDVEKGDVEADEFSEGEEFERDAAEWFDQQDRLVLPTIETISKGTQVASDTDRDLVEASKREKALTDSVTAPLTSLDYTIDANLWDTARKSKAGSSQSFWSYKMYRQVQGNGEEQKVKVHYCTSKHTMEHVCERYFSDEKVIGFDLEWFVARGPANSNPRRNVSLIQIASPSRVGLFHVALFPKDDFVAPTFKRIMEDESVTKVGVAIKGDCTRLKNNLGINSKGILELSHLYKLVKYSKAGELDRINKVMVSLAVQTQEMLGLPLFKGDDVRSSNWMMRLSADQIAYSASDAYVGLQLYYVLEQERMKLQPTPPRPAFVEQNLPIRFLTADDVDESDATSESGESEVIADVEVRLETPETRPTQSVATPTTKATPPSENNSHDTRDPRILAAEKHAQQYRSTTRRQSTPPLSSLRTYYMWYDNQDLTPEAVATLLRTPPLKTNTVVSYILDAIISEGLPFSKARLRTEVLVHLAPQSLVSARYRALVDASQESEEL, translated from the exons ATGTCACCAACTATAAAGAATCGTCTGTGGAATCCGGCTTTTGGGATCAGGTTCTCTCCGAAAAATGATCATCAGCCACCTTATCCATTCCTAGATATTACTCGATTTGTTCATACCCCTGCCTCTGGGTCTGGAGATGTTGAAAAGGGAGATGTCGAAGCTGACGAGTTcagtgaaggtgaagagTTCGAGCGTGATGCGGCGGAATGGTTCGATCAACAAGATCGGTTGGTATTGCCTACCATTGAAACCATCTCTAAAGGCACTCAGGTTGCATCAGACACAGACAGAGATCTCGTCGAGGCCTCAAAACGGGAGAAAGCCCTGACGGATTCCGTCACTGCTCCTCTCACATCCTTAGATTACACAATCGACGCCAACCTTTGGGATACAGCCCGAAAGAGTAAGGCTGGCTCCAGCCAGTCGTTCTGGTCCTACAAAATGTACcgtcaagttcaaggaaACGGCGAGGAGCAGAAAGTCAAAGTCCACTACTGCACTTCAAAACATACGATGGAGCATGTTTGTGAAAGGTACTTTTCTGACGAGAAAGTCATTGGCTTCGATTTGGAGTGGTTTGTTGCGAGAGGTCCTGCCAACTCCAACCCTCGACGAAATGTTTCGCTCATCCAGATCGCTAGCCCAAGTCGTGTGGGCTTGTTCCACGTTGCACTTTTTCCCAAGGACGACTTTGTCGCCCCAACTTTCAAGAGGATCATGGAGGACGAAAGCGTAACAAAAGTCGGCGTGGCTATCAAGGGTGACTGCACAAGATTGAAGAACAATCTCGGCATAAACAGTAAGGGGATTCTCGAGCTGTCTCACCTCTACAAACTTGTCAAATACTCGAAGGCTGGAGAGCTGGACCGAATCAATAAGGTCATGGTGTCTTTAGCCGTGCAGACACAGGAGATGTTAGGTCTTCCTTTGTTCAAAGGAGATGATGTGCGGTCCAGTAATTGGATGATGCGTCTGTCAGCAGATCAAATTGCAT ATTCCGCATCAGATGCGTATGTTGGTCTCCAGCTGTACTACGTGCTTGAGCAGGAACGCATGAAGCTTCAGCCTACTCCTCCTCGGCCAGCTTTCGTGGAGCAGAATCTTCCTATTCGGTTCTTGACCGCTGATGACGTTGATGAAAGTGATGCGACTTCAGAATCGGGGGAATCTGAGGTGattgctgatgttgaggtgAGACTTGAAACACCAGAAACCAGGCCTACGCAATCGGTCGCAACGCCCACGACAAAGGCTACGCCCCCATCAGAGAACAATTCCCATGATACAAGGGATCCCCGTATCCTCGCTGCCGAAAAGCACGCTCAACAATACCGTAGCACAACGCGCCGCCAGTCGACTCCACCATTGTCGTCTCTTCGCACTTATTACATGTGGTATGACAACCAAGATCTTACACCAGAGGCCGTTGCTACGCTCTTACGTACTCCTCCTCTTAAGACAAACACTGTTGTTTCTTATATCCTTGATGCCATCATCTCGGAAGGGTTACCTTTTTCCAAGGCGAGGCTTAGAACTGAGGTGTTAGTCCATCTTGCTCCCCAGTCACTAGTGAGTGCCAGGTATCGAGCATTGGTGGATGCAAGTCAAGAGTCTGAAGAACTATAA
- a CDS encoding DNA-directed RNA polymerase II subunit RPB11 — MNAPDRFELFLLGEGEKKIEEKVFSGMSNTSDFVLMKEDHTLGNLLSEHLKMHPNVYMAGYKIAHPNVPELFIRVQTDGTITPRDVFTSVCEKLIKQLEMLHQEFTREWELRRITNTGEQGNMQNGH; from the exons ATGAACGCGCCTGATCG TTTCGAGCTGTTCCTGCTCGGAGagggcgagaagaagatcgaggaAAAGGTCTTCTCAG GAATGTCCAATACCTCCGATTTTGTCCTCATGAAAGAAGACCACACTCTTGGTAACCTTCTCTCCGAGCACCTGAAGATGCACCCCAATGTCTACATGGCTGGGTATAAGA TCGCTCACCCCAATGTTCCTGAGCTTTTCATACGAGTCCAGACAGACGGAACCATCACCCCTCGCGATGTCTTTACTTCTGTCTGTGAGAAGCTCATTAAGCAACTCGAGATGTTGCATCAGGAGTTCACGCGAGAGTGGGAATTGAGACGCATTACCAACACTGGTGAGCAGGGAAACATGCAGAACGGTCACTGA
- a CDS encoding AFG3 family protein: MSRFLRQSSQLARATRLSTQPALRLCARPSLVTRSIPAKTSAAFAIRARTYSSQPPPPGKDPRSNPDKDDEHGSKPLNQHSAKDGPDGSKSEAPKPPPLPEGWIHLNKEELAHLEEFTSRLPEAQRPVAKDILEKLQIVGAPAETRDLLQKQRQNGNLSILDKGRLMRCVYMVTERIIELEDQQDNRDGQFSSFRMDQEPKTQDGKGGADKSKQQQQQQQKGGKPPKNERSGWLEAVQTGIAIGVTVWIAELFANPFSEKEITWQEMRKAFLDKGLVQKLIVVNGSHVRVELHPSATGATGEGGQPARKSYVFSIGSVESFERKLEQAQDELGIPPSERIPVSYEAGGSTLGNLLLAFGPTLLFIGLILWTQRSMGGRGGAGGGMFNFGKSKAKKFNAESAVKVKFSDVAGLEEAKTEIMEFVSFLKQPEKFEKLGAKIPRGAILAGPPGTGKTLLAKATAGESGVPFFSVSGSEFVEMFVGVGPSRVRDLFAEGRKNAPCIIFIDEIDAIGRARQESGRGFGGNDEREATLNQILTEMDGFNTREQVVVLAGTNRADMLDKALMRPGRFDRHIFIDRPTMKGRQEIFKVYLNKIVTNEDHEYLVGRLATLTPGFSGADIANVVNEAALIAARGNADEVKMDHFERAIERVIGGLERKSLVLKPEEKKTVAYHEAGHAICGWFLEHADPLLKVSIIPRGQGALGYAQYLPQDAYLMNTNQLMDRMAMTMGGRVSEELHFPTVTTGASDDFKKVSQMARNMVTQWGMSEKVGPVHFENDPNRMQKPFAESTAQQIDQEVSRIVEAAYQRCRDLLTSKKKEVGLIAQELLKKEVLVRDDMVRILGKRPFGDNEDFEKYFGGGKEESIPPPFPEETDTPKDPPTPAPAFKKLE, encoded by the exons ATGTCGAGATTTTTAAGACAATCAAGCCAGCTCGCACGAGCGACAAGATTGTCAACGCAGCCTGCACTACGATTATGTGCAAGACCGTCACTTGTCACCAGATCGATCCCCGCAAAGACTTCTGCCGCATTCGCCATTCGAGCAAGGACATATTCCTCGCAACCCCCACCTCCCGGCAAAGATCCCCGATCAAACCCCGACAAAGATGATGAGCATGGAAGCAAGCCATTGAATCAACACAGTGCAAAGGATGGGCCCGATGGAAGCAAGTCTGAAGCACCAAAGCCGCCACCTCTGCCCGAAGGCTGGATTCACTTGAATAAGGAGGAACTGGCACATCTCGAGGAATTTACAAGTCGACTTCCAGAGGCTCAAAGGCCGGTGGCGAAGGACATTCTTGAGAAACTTCAAATTGTTGGCGCTCCTGCCGAGACccgagatcttcttcagaagcAACGCCAGAACGGCAACCTTTCGATTCTGGACAAGGGAAGACTTATGCGATGTGTATACATGGTCACAGAACGGATAATAGAGTTGGAGGATCAACAAGACAACCGGGATGGGCAATTTTCATCCTTTCGCATGGACCAGGAACCGAAGACCCAGGACGGAAAGGGTGGCGCTGACAAGTCgaagcaacagcagcagcagcagcagaagggTGGCAAGCCACCGAAGAATGAGCGCAGCGGGTGGCTGGAGGCTGTTCAGACTGGTATCGCCATTGGTGTCACTGTATGGATTGCGGAACTCTTTGCCAACCCTTTctctgagaaggagattaCTTGGCAAGAGATGCGGAAAGCATTCCTGGATAAGGGCCTGGTTCAGAAGCTGATTGTTGTTAACGGCTCACACGTCCGGGTAGAGCTTCATCCATCTGCAACTGGAGCTACTGGTGAGGGCGGGCAACCTGCGAGAAAGAGCTACGTGTTCTCCATAGGGTCTGTTGAATCCTTCGAGCGAAAGTTAGAACAGGCGCAAGATGAGCTGGGTATTCCACCCTCTGAAAGAATACCCGTGAGCTATGAGGCTGGCGGTAGTACCCTTGGCAACCTTCTTCTGGCCTTTGGTCCTACACTGCTCTTCATCGGTTTGATCCTCTGGACTCAGCGGTCAATGGGTGGACgtggtggtgctggaggGGGTATGTTCAACTTCGGCAAGAGCAAGGCTAAGAAGTTCAACGCCGAGAGTGCTGTTAAGGTCAAATTCTCAGACGTTGCTGGCCTCGAAGAGGCAAAAACCGAGATCATGGAGTTTGTGAGCTTCCTGAAGCAGCCCGAGAAATTCGAAAAGCTAGGTGCCAAGATCCCTCGAGGTGCTATCTTAGCTGGTCCTCCTGGTACCGGTAAGACATTGCTTGCCAAGGCCACGGCCGGCGAGTCTGGAGTACCATTCTTCAGTGTGAGCGGTTCTGAGTTCGTTGAAATGTTTGTCGGTGTCGGTCCTTCACGTGTGAGAGATTTGTTCGCCGAAGGACGTAAGAACGCCCCttgcatcatcttcattgatgagattgacgCAATTGGACGTGCGCGACAGGAGAGCGGCAGGGGATTTGGTGGCAACGATGAGCGGGAAGCAACTCTGAACCAGATTCTCACTGAAATGGACGGTTTCAATACCCGCGAGCAGGTTGTTGTTCTTGCTGGCACTAATCGAGCGGATATGCTCGACAAAGCCTTGATGCGACCAGGGCGATTTGACCGACATATCTTCATTGATCGTCCTACGATGAAAGGCCGTCAGGAAATCTTCAAGGTGTATCTGAACAAGATTGTGACGAACGAGGACCATGAATACCTTGTTGGTCGTCTGGCAACTCTGACCCCTGGCTTCTCCGGTGCTGATATTGCCAATGTTGTCAACGAGGCTGCTCTAATTG CTGCCCGAGGCAATGCTGATGAGGTCAAGATGGACCACTTTGAGCGGGCCATTGAGCGGGTTATCGGAGGTCTTGAGCGCAAGTCTCTCGTGCTGAAgccagaggagaagaagactgtTGCATATCATGAGGCCGGCCACGCCATCTGTGGTTGGTTCCTGGAGCATGCTGACCCTCTTCTCAAGGTCTCCATTATTCCCCGCGGCCAAGGTGCTCTGGGTTATGCTCAGTACCTGCCCCAGGATGCTTACCTGATGAACACCAACCAGCTCATGGACCGAATGGCTATGACAATGGGTGGCCGTGTGTCTGAGGAGCTTCATTTCCCCACCGTGACAACAGGTGCTAGTGACGACTTCAAGAAGGTTTCCCAGATGGCACGAAACATGGTGACCCAATGGGGCATGTCCGAGAAGGTGGGCCCTGTTCACTTCGAGAATGACCCCAACCGCATGCAGAAGCCATTTGCCGAATCTACTGCCCAGCAGATCGACCAGGAGGTTTCCCGAATTGTGGAGGCAGCCTACCAGCGTTGCCGAGACCTTCTGACCTCGAAAAAGAAGGAAGTTGGACTAATCGCCCAGGAGttgctcaagaaggaggttcTCGTCCGAGATGACATGGTTCGTATCTTGGGCAAGCGACCATTTGGTGACAAcgaggactttgagaaaTACTTTGGTGGCGGTAAGGAGGAGAGCATACCCCCACCATTCCCCGAGGAGACAGATACGCCTAAGGACCCCCCTACCCCTGCCCCAGCTTTCAAAAAGCTTGAGTAG
- a CDS encoding DNA-directed RNA polymerase II subunit RPB11, protein MSTWLGIRVQNLPPSVNLVLTSYTVAHPNVPELFIRVQTDGTITPRDVFTSVCEKLIKQLEMLHQEFTREWELRRITNTGEQGNMQNGH, encoded by the coding sequence ATGTCTACATGGCTGGGTATAAGAGTACAGAACCTGCCGCCCTCGGTCAATCTTGTGCTGACATCGTATACAGTCGCTCACCCCAATGTTCCTGAGCTTTTCATACGAGTCCAGACAGACGGAACCATCACCCCTCGCGATGTCTTTACTTCTGTCTGTGAGAAGCTCATTAAGCAACTCGAGATGTTGCATCAGGAGTTCACGCGAGAGTGGGAATTGAGACGCATTACCAACACTGGTGAGCAGGGAAACATGCAGAACGGTCACTGA
- a CDS encoding hypothetical protein (At least one base has a quality score < 10): MGFCHNGSPTLATFQSLHTPMILSLQGRIAGSVLRPLTRTRRFPYTSRKEFSSSMSPTIKNRLWNPAFGIRFSPKNDHQPPYPFLDITRFVHTPASGSGDVEKGDVEADEFSEGEEFERDAAEWFDQQDRLVLPTIETISKGTQVASDTDRDLVEASKREKALTDSVTAPLTSLDYTIDANLWDTARKSKAGSSQSFWSYKMYRQVQGNGEEQKVKVHYCTSKHTMEHVCERYFSDEKVIGFDLEWFVARGPANSNPRRNVSLIQIASPSRVGLFHVALFPKDDFVAPTFKRIMEDESVTKVGVAIKGDCTRLKNNLGINSKGILELSHLYKLVKYSKAGELDRINKVMVSLAVQTQEMLGLPLFKGDDVRSSNWMMRLSADQIAYSASDAYVGLQLYYVLEQERMKLQPTPPRPAFVEQNLPIRFLTADDVDESDATSESGESEVIADVEVRLETPETRPTQSVATPTTKATPPSENNSHDTRDPRILAAEKHAQQYRSTTRRQSTPPLSSLRTYYMWYDNQDLTPEAVATLLRTPPLKTNTVVSYILDAIISEGLPFSKARLRTEVLVHLAPQSLVSARYRALVDASQESEEL; the protein is encoded by the exons ATGGGCTTTTGCCACAATGGCTCACCGACGCTGGCTACATTTCAATCACTTCATACCCCAATGATATTGTCTTTACAGGGGCGCATTGCTGGCAGTGTATTAAGACCCTTAACAAGAACGCGTCGGTTCCCCTATACTAGTAG GAAAGAGTTTAGCTCCAGCATGTCACCAACTATAAAGAATCGTCTGTGGAATCCGGCTTTTGGGATCAGGTTCTCTCCGAAAAATGATCATCAGCCACCTTATCCATTCCTAGATATTACTCGATTTGTTCATACCCCTGCCTCTGGGTCTGGAGATGTTGAAAAGGGAGATGTCGAAGCTGACGAGTTcagtgaaggtgaagagTTCGAGCGTGATGCGGCGGAATGGTTCGATCAACAAGATCGGTTGGTATTGCCTACCATTGAAACCATCTCTAAAGGCACTCAGGTTGCATCAGACACAGACAGAGATCTCGTCGAGGCCTCAAAACGGGAGAAAGCCCTGACGGATTCCGTCACTGCTCCTCTCACATCCTTAGATTACACAATCGACGCCAACCTTTGGGATACAGCCCGAAAGAGTAAGGCTGGCTCCAGCCAGTCGTTCTGGTCCTACAAAATGTACcgtcaagttcaaggaaACGGCGAGGAGCAGAAAGTCAAAGTCCACTACTGCACTTCAAAACATACGATGGAGCATGTTTGTGAAAGGTACTTTTCTGACGAGAAAGTCATTGGCTTCGATTTGGAGTGGTTTGTTGCGAGAGGTCCTGCCAACTCCAACCCTCGACGAAATGTTTCGCTCATCCAGATCGCTAGCCCAAGTCGTGTGGGCTTGTTCCACGTTGCACTTTTTCCCAAGGACGACTTTGTCGCCCCAACTTTCAAGAGGATCATGGAGGACGAAAGCGTAACAAAAGTCGGCGTGGCTATCAAGGGTGACTGCACAAGATTGAAGAACAATCTCGGCATAAACAGTAAGGGGATTCTCGAGCTGTCTCACCTCTACAAACTTGTCAAATACTCGAAGGCTGGAGAGCTGGACCGAATCAATAAGGTCATGGTGTCTTTAGCCGTGCAGACACAGGAGATGTTAGGTCTTCCTTTGTTCAAAGGAGATGATGTGCGGTCCAGTAATTGGATGATGCGTCTGTCAGCAGATCAAATTGCAT ATTCCGCATCAGATGCGTATGTTGGTCTCCAGCTGTACTACGTGCTTGAGCAGGAACGCATGAAGCTTCAGCCTACTCCTCCTCGGCCAGCTTTCGTGGAGCAGAATCTTCCTATTCGGTTCTTGACCGCTGATGACGTTGATGAAAGTGATGCGACTTCAGAATCGGGGGAATCTGAGGTGattgctgatgttgaggtgAGACTTGAAACACCAGAAACCAGGCCTACGCAATCGGTCGCAACGCCCACGACAAAGGCTACGCCCCCATCAGAGAACAATTCCCATGATACAAGGGATCCCCGTATCCTCGCTGCCGAAAAGCACGCTCAACAATACCGTAGCACAACGCGCCGCCAGTCGACTCCACCATTGTCGTCTCTTCGCACTTATTACATGTGGTATGACAACCAAGATCTTACACCAGAGGCCGTTGCTACGCTCTTACGTACTCCTCCTCTTAAGACAAACACTGTTGTTTCTTATATCCTTGATGCCATCATCTCGGAAGGGTTACCTTTTTCCAAGGCGAGGCTTAGAACTGAGGTGTTAGTCCATCTTGCTCCCCAGTCACTAGTGAGTGCCAGGTATCGAGCATTGGTGGATGCAAGTCAAGAGTCTGAAGAACTATAA
- a CDS encoding DNA-directed RNA polymerase II subunit RPB11 translates to MSNTSDFVLMKEDHTLGNLLSEHLKMHPNVYMAGYKIAHPNVPELFIRVQTDGTITPRDVFTSVCEKLIKQLEMLHQEFTREWELRRITNTGEQGNMQNGH, encoded by the exons ATGTCCAATACCTCCGATTTTGTCCTCATGAAAGAAGACCACACTCTTGGTAACCTTCTCTCCGAGCACCTGAAGATGCACCCCAATGTCTACATGGCTGGGTATAAGA TCGCTCACCCCAATGTTCCTGAGCTTTTCATACGAGTCCAGACAGACGGAACCATCACCCCTCGCGATGTCTTTACTTCTGTCTGTGAGAAGCTCATTAAGCAACTCGAGATGTTGCATCAGGAGTTCACGCGAGAGTGGGAATTGAGACGCATTACCAACACTGGTGAGCAGGGAAACATGCAGAACGGTCACTGA
- a CDS encoding glycogen [starch] synthase: protein MSEGEQQTRDIKNHLLFEIATEVAHRVGGIYSVIKSKAPVTTAEYGDRYTLIGPLNHQSAAVEVEEMEPTSPEIAATLQSMRDRGIHIVYGRWLIEGAPRVILIDTKTAYGRMDEWKADLWEAASIPSPPGDDETNEAIVFGYLVAWFLGEFVCHEKKRAVIAHFHEWLAGVALPLCKKRRIDVTTIFTTHATLLGRYLCAGSVDFYNNLQWFDVDAEAGKRGIYHRYCIERAAAHACDVFTTVSHITAFESEHLLKRKPDGVLPNGLNVTKFSAVHEFQNLHQQAKEKIHDFVRGHFYGHYDFDPDNTLYLFTAGRYEFRNKGVDMFIESLARLNHRLKAAGSKVTVVAFIIMPAQTTSLTVEALKGQAVIKSLRDTTHVIEQSIGRRIFERSLKWHEGDPMPDEKELISAQDRVLLRRRLFAMKRHGLPPIVTHNMLNDHEDPVLNQIRRVQLFNHPSDRVKVVFHPEFLNSANPVLPLDYDDFVRGCHLGVFSSYYEPWGYTPAECTVMGVPSITTNLSGFGCYMEELIENSSDYGIYIVDRRTKGVDDSVNQLTSFMYDFCGKSRRQRINQRNRTERLSDLLDWKRMGMEYVKARQLALRRAYPNSFSGDDEEEDFIPGVEQKISRPFSVPGSPRDRTGMMTPGDFASLQEGREGLSTEDYVAWKLPEEEDPDEYPFPLTLRTKQPAPHSPSDNVPVNGTQ, encoded by the exons ATGAGCGAAGGCGAGCAGCAGACTCGCGACATCAAGAACCACCTTCTCTTTGAGATTGCCACTGAGGTAGCTCATCGAG TCGGTGGTATCTACTCGGTTATCAAATCCAAGGCTCCTGTTACAACAGCTGAATATGGCGACCGCTACACACTGATCGGTCCCCTCAACCATCAATCG GCCGCCGTCgaggtggaggagatggaacCCACCAGCCCAGAGATCGCTGCTACCCTACAGTCCATGAGAGATCGAGGAATTCACATTGTTTATGGTCGTTGGTTGATTGAAGGGGCTCCCAGAGTTATTCTCATTGACACCAAGACCGCCTATGGTCGCATGGATGAGTGGAAGGCCGATTTGTGGGAAGCTGCCAGCATTCCTTCACCACCTGGCGACGATGAGACCAACGAGGCCATTGTTTTTGGTTATCTGGTCGCCTGGTTCCTGGGAGAG ttCGTCTGccatgagaagaagagggctGTCATTGCTCACTTCCACGAGTGGCTTGCTGGCGTTGCCCTGCCCCTCTGCAAGAAGCGCCGCATCGATGTGACGACGATCTTTACCACACACGCCACTCTTCTCGGCCGATACCTCTGCGCTGGCTCCGTGGATTTCTACAACAACCTGCAATGGTTCGATGTCGATGCTGAGGCTGGTAAGCGCGGTATCTACCACCGATACTGCATTGAACGAGCAGCCGCGCATGCATGTGATGTTTTCACCACAGTCTCCCACATCACAGCGTTTGAGTCCGAGCATCTGCTGAAGCGAAAGCCTGATGGCGTTCTGCCCAATGGTCTGAACGTCACAAAGTTCTCGGCGGTTCACGAATTCCAAAACCTGCATCAGCAGGCAAAGGAGAAGATTCATGACTTTGTTCGAGGGCACTTCTATGGTCACTACGACTTTGATCCCGACAACACTCTATACCTCTTCACCGCCGGTCGTTACGAGTTCAGGAATAAGGGTGTCGACATGTTCATTGAGTCCCTAGCACGATTGAACCATCGTCTCAAGGCCGCTGGTAGCAAGGTGACCGTTGTTGCCTTTATTATCATGCCTGCTCAGACCACTTCCCTCACTGTCGAGGCGCTGAAGGGTCAAGCGGTTATCAAGTCACTCCGAGATACCACACACGTTATTGAGCAAAGCATTGGCCGTCGCATCTTTGAGCGCTCTCTTAAGTGGCATGAGGGTGATCCCATGCCCGATGAGAAGGAACTCATCTCTGCTCAAGACCGAGTTTTACTTCGCCGTCGTCTCTTTGCCATGAAGCGTCACGGACTTCCCCCAATTGTCACCCATAATATGCTCAACGATCATGAGGATCCTGTCCTGAACCAGATTCGACGTGTACAACTTTTCAACCACCCGTCTGACCGAGTCAAGGTAGTCTTCCACCCAGAGTTCCTCAACTCTGCCAACCCTGTTCTTCCCCTCGATTACGACGACTTTGTCCGAGGTTGTCACCTGGGCGTCTTCTCTTCGTACTATGAGCCTTGGGGCTATACTCCCGCCGAATGTACTGTCATGGGTGTGCCCAGCATTACCACTAACCTTTCAGGTTTCGGATGCTATATGGAAGAGCTTATCGAGAACTCGAGCGACTATGGTATCTACATTGTGGATCGACGAACCAAGGGTGTTGACGACTCAGTCAACCAGCTCACCTCGTTCATGTACGATTTTTGCGGCAAGAGCCGCCGTCAGCGCATCAACCAACGAAACCGAACAGAGCGTCTTAGCGACCTCCTTGACTGGAAGCGCATGGGCATGGAGTATGTCAAGGCTCGTCAGCTAGCTCTACGCCGTGCCTACCCCAACTCTTTCAGtggcgacgatgaggaggaggacttCATCCCTGGTGTCGAGCAAAAGATTTCGCGACCCTTCTCTGTTCCCGGCTCGCCACGAGATCGCACTGGCATGATGACCCCCGGCGATTTTGCCAGTCTTCAGGAAGGCCGTGAAGGCCTGAGCACTGAGGACTATGTTGCATGGAAGCTTCC tgaggaagaagaccCCGACGAGTACCCATTCCCCCTCACTCTTCGAACGAAGCAACCTGCCCCCCATAGCCCTTCTGATAATGTACCTGTCAACGGAACCCAGTAG